Sequence from the Thermoanaerobacter uzonensis DSM 18761 genome:
ATAATCAAATATAGAAGATTATATGAAATTACTAAAAGGAGTTGTTTTCAAATGAAAAGTATTTTATTAAAGCATGGTGAGATATATACAGAGAAGGAAATAATATACAATGGAGATATATTAATATCAGAAGGTAAAATTGTAGAGATTGGTAAGGGTTTATATAATGTTGATGCAGAAGTAATTGATTTAAAAGGAAAAAAGGTGGTGCCTGGATTTATTGATATACACATACATGGTGGAGTAGGGCATGACACAATGGAAGGTACTTATGAAGCTTTAAATGCTATTTCAGTTCACCTTGCAAGGCATGGGGTTACATCTTTTTGTGCTACTACCATGACAATGGATATACCCTATATTTTAGATGCTCTTAAAAATATTAATGAGACAATGAAAAAGGGTACAGAAGGTGCGCAAGTTTTAGGTGCATATGTGGAAGGACCCTTTATAAGCAAAGAACACAAAGGGGCACAGGATGAGAGATACATCTTAGAACCAAACATAGACATAATGGACAAGTTTATTGAAGCTTCAAATGGGAATATAAAAGTAATAGCACTGGCGCCAGAGAAGGACAAGAATGGGGAATTTGTAGAATATGTAACTAAAAAAAATATAAGAGTATCATTAGGGCATACAAATGCTACTTATGAAGAGATGAAAAATGGAGTTGACCGTGGAGCGACAATAGCAGTT
This genomic interval carries:
- the nagA gene encoding N-acetylglucosamine-6-phosphate deacetylase; the encoded protein is MKSILLKHGEIYTEKEIIYNGDILISEGKIVEIGKGLYNVDAEVIDLKGKKVVPGFIDIHIHGGVGHDTMEGTYEALNAISVHLARHGVTSFCATTMTMDIPYILDALKNINETMKKGTEGAQVLGAYVEGPFISKEHKGAQDERYILEPNIDIMDKFIEASNGNIKVIALAPEKDKNGEFVEYVTKKNIRVSLGHTNATYEEMKNGVDRGATIAVHTYNGMKGLHHREPGALGEVFLDDRLYSELICDFIHSHPAAVKILLKIKGTDRVVLISDAMAACGLGDGEYSLGGQKVYVKNKEARLENGTLAGSTLTLDKAVANITSLGVPLFEACKMVSENPAKVIGIADRKGSIAIGKDADITILNSDLTVDMTMVNGKIVYKVV